A part of Armatimonadota bacterium genomic DNA contains:
- a CDS encoding choice-of-anchor B family protein: MTSTWIHRLLLAGLCSAAALWADAQLTKNVTLYKNLSLGSFNASAGNDCWGYVSPSGREYALFSANNKLAFVEVTDPANPVYFANVPHTSSTWGDVKVYQSTAYAVTEAQGTGVQVIDMSDIDNHNVTLVKTLTSPGRTHNLCLDTVSGFLYTCGSRDGTGTTMCFNLANPLNPVRVGSNSITTTYQHDAQVVTYTEGPYAGKQIMFGSGEDRGMEIWDVTNKNSVSLIRRISYPFVGYTHQGWLSPDKKYFYVDDELDEYYGGVSTTRTLVFDVSVLATADLVATYTTGTTSIDHNLYNRNGFVFQADYSSGLRIFDTNVDRFNPPQVGWYDTFPADDRTDFVGAWSNYAFFPSGTVLISDINSGLYIVDVSEATKTPFKTDNVTIAAGAIVSGGVSQLLTVDQQYLVVGRGPATLGGDPVKIEFEGTCLWSDVSKLRFEMTGKVNTLGLQQTLELWDWTTNSWTQAAVSNPLTTDALYTVLGSNPDRFVQQTTKLMKARLSLRQTGPVTTNLLQVSIDKAGWIVNP; this comes from the coding sequence ATGACCAGTACCTGGATCCACCGGCTCCTTCTCGCAGGCCTTTGTTCTGCAGCGGCCCTCTGGGCCGACGCTCAACTGACGAAGAACGTCACGTTGTACAAGAACCTTAGCCTCGGCTCGTTCAACGCGTCTGCCGGCAACGATTGCTGGGGATACGTCAGCCCTTCGGGCCGCGAATACGCTCTCTTCAGTGCCAACAACAAACTGGCCTTCGTCGAAGTGACCGACCCGGCGAACCCGGTCTACTTCGCGAACGTCCCGCACACCTCGAGCACGTGGGGGGACGTCAAAGTCTATCAGTCGACGGCCTATGCCGTGACCGAAGCCCAAGGGACCGGTGTCCAGGTCATCGACATGTCGGACATCGACAACCACAACGTGACTTTGGTCAAGACCTTGACCAGCCCGGGCCGGACGCACAACCTCTGTCTGGACACGGTCAGCGGCTTCCTTTACACGTGCGGTTCGAGGGACGGCACCGGCACGACGATGTGCTTCAACTTGGCCAACCCGTTGAACCCGGTGCGCGTCGGTTCGAACTCGATCACGACGACCTATCAGCACGACGCGCAAGTCGTCACGTACACCGAGGGGCCTTACGCGGGCAAGCAGATCATGTTCGGCTCCGGTGAAGACCGCGGTATGGAGATTTGGGACGTCACGAACAAAAACAGCGTCAGTCTGATCCGCAGGATCTCCTATCCGTTCGTCGGCTATACGCACCAAGGTTGGCTTAGCCCGGACAAGAAGTACTTCTACGTGGACGACGAGCTGGACGAGTACTACGGCGGCGTGAGCACGACCCGGACCCTGGTATTCGACGTCAGCGTATTGGCGACGGCCGACCTCGTCGCGACCTATACGACCGGCACGACGTCGATCGACCACAACCTCTACAACCGGAACGGGTTCGTTTTCCAAGCCGACTACTCGTCCGGGCTGCGGATCTTCGACACGAACGTCGACCGGTTCAACCCTCCGCAAGTCGGGTGGTACGACACTTTCCCGGCGGACGACCGCACGGACTTCGTCGGGGCCTGGAGCAACTACGCCTTCTTCCCGAGCGGGACGGTGCTCATTAGCGACATCAACAGCGGGCTTTATATCGTCGACGTGTCCGAAGCCACCAAAACGCCGTTCAAAACGGACAACGTCACGATTGCGGCCGGCGCGATCGTCAGCGGCGGTGTCAGCCAGTTGTTGACGGTCGATCAGCAGTATCTCGTCGTCGGTCGTGGTCCGGCCACGCTCGGCGGAGACCCCGTAAAGATCGAGTTCGAAGGGACGTGCCTCTGGTCGGACGTCAGCAAGCTCAGGTTCGAGATGACGGGCAAGGTCAACACGTTGGGCCTTCAGCAGACCCTCGAACTCTGGGACTGGACGACGAACTCTTGGACCCAAGCGGCGGTCTCGAACCCCTTGACGACCGATGCCCTCTACACGGTCCTCGGCTCCAATCCTGACAGGTTCGTCCAACAGACCACGAAGTTGATGAAGGCCCGCTTGAGCCTGCGCCAGACCGGACCGGTCACGACGAACCTTCTGCAAGTAAGCATCGACAAGGCCGGCTGGATCGTCAATCCGTAA
- a CDS encoding sigma-70 family RNA polymerase sigma factor — MSEPYASRAVLEQHGCTVASVTAMIYERILVERAKGGDRRAAEHVVRRHYPAVYRFLRHLTWGHEDAQDLAQTTFLRASQGIEGFRFQCSFGHWLHKIAYREYQRWLRDRRETAPLDEAGSVPSPDSCGTALIALFGALDRLDDDLRTTFLLHEVEGASVKETADITGVPDGTVKSRLSRARALLQRHLSSGEPATVRPKWEERHESS; from the coding sequence ATGTCTGAACCATACGCTTCCCGAGCGGTTCTGGAACAGCACGGTTGCACAGTCGCAAGCGTAACGGCGATGATCTACGAACGGATCCTGGTGGAAAGGGCCAAAGGCGGGGACAGGCGGGCGGCGGAACACGTCGTCCGGCGCCACTACCCGGCGGTCTATCGGTTCCTACGTCACTTGACTTGGGGACACGAGGACGCCCAAGACCTGGCCCAGACCACGTTCCTTCGAGCATCGCAAGGGATCGAGGGGTTCCGGTTCCAGTGTTCGTTCGGCCACTGGCTCCACAAGATCGCGTACCGCGAATATCAACGATGGCTCAGGGACAGACGGGAGACGGCACCGCTCGACGAAGCCGGTTCCGTTCCCTCGCCCGATTCTTGCGGTACGGCCCTGATCGCGCTTTTCGGCGCGCTCGACCGTCTCGACGACGACCTTCGGACGACCTTCTTGCTTCACGAGGTCGAAGGGGCGTCGGTCAAAGAGACGGCCGACATCACGGGCGTTCCGGATGGAACGGTCAAATCCCGTCTGTCGCGGGCCAGGGCCCTTCTCCAACGGCACCTATCCTCGGGCGAACCTGCGACTGTGCGACCGAAATGGGAAGAAAGACATGAATCGTCCTGA